The sequence below is a genomic window from Methanosarcinales archaeon.
GATGATGCTCGTCAGTTCAAACTGATAACTAAATGGCAAGCACTTTGTTGGGTTCATGATGGGAGAAACTACAAGATGTTACACCCTATAGTGCCATTGTACAAAGAAAAACTTGAGAAGTTTTTAGATCGATATTGGAATTATTACGGGAAACTTTTAGAATATAAAAAAAATCCAAGTTCCCAGATGGCTGAAATATTATCAGCAGAATTTGATAGATTATTTTCTACTAAAACGAAATATCGAGCTTTAGATGACCGAATTACAAAAACAAAAGCTAATAAGACACAACTTTTGCTGGTATTAAAATATCCAGAACTGCCTTTACATAATAATGATGCCGAACTAGGAGCAAGGACACAAGTTCGTAAACGGGATGTAAGTTTGCATACCATGACAAAAGATGGCACCAAAGCTAATGATACATTTATGACGATTGTGCAAACGGCAAAGAAATTAGGCGTAAGTTCCTATGAATATATTCATGATAGAGTTAGTAAGAGTTTTTGTATGCCTTCTCTTTCAGATTTAATAAAAGCGAATACAATTGCAAAAATCGATTGTGATGCAGGTTAAATGAGGACAATTATATTAATCTTGGAATTATTACCAATCTACTTGTAGTGTTGCTTTTCGATTTAAATATTGCCAGTTACCCTCTAATTTGAAGTGGATACGTAAAAGGGCTGTTTTGAGTAGATTTCTAGACCAAAATTGTCATGGTACGTTAATCTATAGTTGGAACTCAAGATTTTTTATATTCCATGAATGGAACATTTTCTGCAGGAATATTTCTTGAAAAACGATATTATACTAGATTATTTGATGCAAAAAAGTTGGATTCTTTCTGGAATATAAAGGGCTGACGAAAATCGGTGTTTAAGGAATTAAGATGTTAACTTCGTGTGTTGGAAACTCTCAGAACTTTAAAGTGTTGTGAAAAGCTGTTTTTGGGACGGCCTGTTTGTCATACTTTTTTCAAGACGTGAGGAGATTATCCCCTCATCCATCATGAAATCGTGGATCGTAGTGATATTTTCTTGAATATAATCCATAGTTAAATTCCATGAATTAGCTCATTTCGCCAGAGTTATTTAACATATTTATTGAGAAAGTTGTCCAGTATTTCGTCATTTAATTTTTTAGCTCTGGATTTATTGCTTACTCTCGAGATAACGTCACATTTCTCATCATCCACATTCCATGGTTCAATTTCGACAACATCCCCATTATATATCTTTGATAGACGGCGACGTATTTTTAATCGTCCGGGAACCCTTGCGTTCCTTTTTTTACCATCTGAACATATAACATTCAATCTCTGGCCCCGATAAATAGTTTCAACAACACCGTAAATTTTACTGGTTTTTTTCTTTTTCAACATCAACACTCCACATTCATTCGTTTTTGAAAAATTCCATAAACATGTTATCATACACATCGATTTCAAATTCACTGAACGTTGGTTCTCTTCCCCTTTCCCGTGTAACTTCATCCAGATCGATTTCTACTGAGATAATTTCCTCAGAATTCCCACATTTATGCAATAACTCACCACAGGGTGACACTACCATACTTTTTCCAATAAATTCTTCATTTCCCACTCCACCACATCTATTAACACCCACAATGAACAACTGGTTATCAATTGCTCTTGACACAAGTCTTTTTTCCCATATATAGTCAGCTTCCTCGGGAGTACTGGAAGGGACAAATATAATGGAAGCACCTTTTAATGCAATGATTCTTGTTAATTCAGGAAAAGCAATTTCAAAACATATCAACAAGCCAATAGAAACATCATCAATATCAAAAACAGGAAAAACCTTGCCTTTTTGCACAAAAGATTTTTCCATCGGATGGATGACCACCCTTCTATAAGATCCAATAACCTTACCTTCATGGATCATATATGTTGTATTGTAAAATCTGTTCCTCATCACTCCATGCTTTTCAATTAAAGGCAGAAGCATTGTTTTACCAGTACCTTTCATTTCTTCTACAATGTTTGAAGCTTCACCACTCACTTTATTAAGATATTTTAGTGTTTCAGTACCACTTCTTCCAAGAGCAAAACATTCTGGAAAACATACAATGCCATCCAGGTTCTCAATCAAATGTTTCAGTTTTTCAACATCCAATGGATCATAATTTGTTTGTACTATAGACACTAACATGACAGATTCAAACCTTGTGATATTTCATTCATATAAGCCCACATTTCAGGTGTCCCGTACTCCTCGTCAAGATATCTGTAGATAGAACCTTTGTCTTCTATTTCCACATATTTTACCTTTTTATCTTCAAAATAGTTTTGAGCAACTTCCCGGATCAGATCATGGATCCCGGATCCTGACTGTGCTGAATCTTTATTTCGATAAGCTATATAGGAGGGGATTTGGTGTTTCTCGGCCACCTTTCTATGAACCCATTTTCTCATGGTATCATCTGAACTTTTTATTTTGAGTGTGGGGAACATCCTCATGGCAATTTTCACCACTTCCCTATCCAGATAAGGAACCCTCATTTCAACTGAATGAGCCATAGTCACTTTATCTTCACGCTCAAGCGTGTCATCGTATAAAAGATCAATATCTTCCCATAACTTTTCATGCAAGGTAAGAAAACCATCATTTTCCACAACAGTTCTATACCAGGTATACCCTGCAAAAAGTTCATCGGCTGCCTGCCCGGTGAACATAACCTTTATGCCGTCTTCTGAGGCAGCCTTTGCTGAAAGGTACATAGGAACCGCCACCTTCACCTGCAAAAGACCATTTATCTCAATACATTCAATGATATCTGGCAAGATTGATCCGATCGTTTCCCTGTCAATAATTATAGTTTTATGATCAAACTGTAAATCTTTTGCAACTTTTTGAGCATTTTCTACGTCCTGCGACCCCTTCATTCCGACACAATAGCACGTTAGATCACACCCGAGTTCAGTCAATATTTTTGCAATCAGTACTGAGTCAACTCCACCTGAAAAAATCATGCCCAATTTTGCCTGGGTCAGACCTCTTACTCTTGTGTTTACGGAATTTACCAGGGCATTTTCATATAAATATACAGCATGATTAAAATCATTGATATCTATCTGCGGCCGCTCAACCATCACGCCGGTATGTATTTGTGCACCATTCTCATTTAATTCAAGTATGCGGCCCGGTAATATTCTTTTTGGTGTTCCAAATTCCCAGATTGCTTTTTTTTCAGAAGAAAAATACACAACTTCATCCTTAATAGAATAATAGACCGGTTTGATACCTATCGGATCCCGGGCTATGATGATCTTTTTTCCGTCGGTCACTGCTAATACATACATGCCATTGAGCATTTTAACAGTGGATTGGACTGTTTTGAGCAGATCACCATCATATACCTCCTCTATGAGATGAAGAAGTATCTCACTATCATTGTTTCTATCTTTAATATCATGGTGGCTGCCTAACAGTTCCTGCAATTCATTTTGATTATATATCTCACCGTTATAAACAAGGGATAACGTTCCATCACAGGATGTAAATGGCTGGATAGAATCATCCTTTCCCATAATGCTTAACCGGGAATGACCAATGCAAATATGGGCCCGTTTGTTGTTGGTTAATTGTCCAACACTGTTCTTTTTCAGTATCTCTCCGTCAGCATAGAGTCCACACGCATCCGGACCACGATGTTCCATTCTGGAAAGCATATCAATGACGGTAGATGTTGGTATCTTATTATGGGAAAAATATCCACATATCGAACACATAATTCTTTAAATCTCCAGGCCAATTCGTCACTGTTCCATCTTAAATAATTAATCTGATGAAAATGATGATATAGAGAATAATTTCTGCAGAATCTGAAGATTAACTTGATATGTAAGGATTCGTATGTTCTATATTCAATGATGAGCGAACAAGAACAAAACATAAAAGGGCAGCAAATAGATCAACCCGTATTCATTCTAAGAGAAGGAACCCAGCGTTCCAGTGGTAAAGAAGCCCAAAAAAGCAATATCATGGCAGCAAAAGCAGTGGCTAATGCCGTAAGGACTACACTTGGCCC
It includes:
- a CDS encoding translation initiation factor 1A, coding for MLKKKKTSKIYGVVETIYRGQRLNVICSDGKKRNARVPGRLKIRRRLSKIYNGDVVEIEPWNVDDEKCDVISRVSNKSRAKKLNDEILDNFLNKYVK
- a CDS encoding carbon-nitrogen hydrolase family protein; its protein translation is MSIVQTNYDPLDVEKLKHLIENLDGIVCFPECFALGRSGTETLKYLNKVSGEASNIVEEMKGTGKTMLLPLIEKHGVMRNRFYNTTYMIHEGKVIGSYRRVVIHPMEKSFVQKGKVFPVFDIDDVSIGLLICFEIAFPELTRIIALKGASIIFVPSSTPEEADYIWEKRLVSRAIDNQLFIVGVNRCGGVGNEEFIGKSMVVSPCGELLHKCGNSEEIISVEIDLDEVTRERGREPTFSEFEIDVYDNMFMEFFKNE
- a CDS encoding asparagine synthetase B, producing the protein MCSICGYFSHNKIPTSTVIDMLSRMEHRGPDACGLYADGEILKKNSVGQLTNNKRAHICIGHSRLSIMGKDDSIQPFTSCDGTLSLVYNGEIYNQNELQELLGSHHDIKDRNNDSEILLHLIEEVYDGDLLKTVQSTVKMLNGMYVLAVTDGKKIIIARDPIGIKPVYYSIKDEVVYFSSEKKAIWEFGTPKRILPGRILELNENGAQIHTGVMVERPQIDINDFNHAVYLYENALVNSVNTRVRGLTQAKLGMIFSGGVDSVLIAKILTELGCDLTCYCVGMKGSQDVENAQKVAKDLQFDHKTIIIDRETIGSILPDIIECIEINGLLQVKVAVPMYLSAKAASEDGIKVMFTGQAADELFAGYTWYRTVVENDGFLTLHEKLWEDIDLLYDDTLEREDKVTMAHSVEMRVPYLDREVVKIAMRMFPTLKIKSSDDTMRKWVHRKVAEKHQIPSYIAYRNKDSAQSGSGIHDLIREVAQNYFEDKKVKYVEIEDKGSIYRYLDEEYGTPEMWAYMNEISQGLNLSC
- a CDS encoding transposase — translated: MEAGAIAAYQQQTDYPVIQILLSDDARQFKLITKWQALCWVHDGRNYKMLHPIVPLYKEKLEKFLDRYWNYYGKLLEYKKNPSSQMAEILSAEFDRLFSTKTKYRALDDRITKTKANKTQLLLVLKYPELPLHNNDAELGARTQVRKRDVSLHTMTKDGTKANDTFMTIVQTAKKLGVSSYEYIHDRVSKSFCMPSLSDLIKANTIAKIDCDAG